Proteins encoded together in one Synechococcus sp. A15-62 window:
- a CDS encoding S1 RNA-binding domain-containing protein: MPAAGSPQPNRPKAPKPAATKPLQVMQINRREEQEKLAREAAEARAAAEAAAEKARILEERAGLATPPRPVQQEPASSPATDDDALFDMGGMEGMTMADLMGAPDQQPRKEQRNQPRSVDDFDFDEEAFLAALDENAPVGTTGEVIKGTVIGIESDGVYVDIGGKAPGYMPKSEAGLGVVTNFRERFPKGLEVEVLVTREQNADGMVTISCRALELRKSWDRVKELEKQGKVVQVIVNGFNRGGVTCDLEGLRGFIPRSQLQNGENHQELVGKTLGVAFIEVNSETRKLVLSEKRAAVAERFQDLEVGQLVEGQVAAVKPYGLFVDLGGISGLLHQSAITNGSLRSIREVFDQGDRVSALITELDPGRGRIGLNTALLEGPPGELLIEKDKVMAEAADRASRAQNTLKQQEQSAG, from the coding sequence ATGCCCGCAGCCGGCAGCCCGCAGCCCAACCGCCCCAAGGCACCCAAGCCGGCAGCGACGAAACCGCTGCAGGTGATGCAGATCAACCGCCGCGAGGAGCAGGAAAAGCTGGCTCGGGAAGCGGCTGAAGCTCGGGCAGCAGCAGAGGCTGCGGCGGAAAAGGCACGCATCCTTGAGGAACGGGCGGGTCTCGCCACCCCTCCGCGACCGGTCCAGCAGGAACCCGCCTCGTCACCAGCAACGGATGACGACGCTCTGTTCGACATGGGCGGCATGGAAGGCATGACCATGGCTGACCTGATGGGTGCGCCGGATCAGCAACCCAGGAAAGAGCAGCGCAATCAGCCGCGCAGCGTGGACGACTTCGATTTCGATGAAGAAGCCTTCCTCGCCGCCCTCGACGAGAACGCTCCGGTTGGCACCACCGGTGAGGTGATCAAGGGCACGGTGATCGGCATCGAAAGCGATGGCGTGTACGTGGATATCGGCGGCAAAGCCCCCGGCTACATGCCCAAGAGCGAAGCGGGCCTGGGCGTTGTGACCAACTTCCGGGAGCGCTTCCCCAAGGGCCTGGAGGTTGAAGTTCTGGTGACCCGTGAGCAGAACGCTGATGGGATGGTCACGATCAGCTGTCGCGCCCTTGAGCTGCGCAAGAGCTGGGACCGAGTGAAGGAGCTGGAGAAACAGGGGAAAGTGGTTCAAGTCATCGTCAATGGCTTCAACCGCGGCGGGGTCACCTGCGATCTCGAAGGGCTACGCGGCTTCATTCCCCGCTCTCAACTTCAAAACGGTGAAAACCATCAGGAGCTGGTGGGCAAGACCCTGGGCGTGGCCTTCATCGAGGTGAATTCGGAGACGCGCAAGCTGGTGCTGTCCGAAAAGCGGGCTGCTGTTGCGGAACGCTTCCAGGATCTGGAGGTGGGCCAATTGGTGGAGGGCCAGGTTGCTGCGGTGAAGCCCTACGGCCTGTTCGTCGACCTCGGTGGCATCAGCGGACTACTGCACCAATCAGCCATCACCAATGGCAGCCTGCGCTCGATCCGTGAGGTGTTCGACCAGGGCGACCGAGTGTCGGCCCTGATCACGGAACTGGACCCGGGCCGCGGACGGATCGGCCTCAACACTGCCCTGCTGGAGGGGCCTCCTGGCGAGCTGCTGATCGAAAAAGACAAGGTGATGGCTGAAGCCGCCGATCGCGCCAGCCGCGCCCAGAACACCCTGAAACAGCAGGAGCAATCCGCCGGATGA